The segment AGCATGCTTTGGCTTAGAGGTATATGATGGAAAAGGTTCCAATGACAGTAAAAGGCGAGCAGCAGCTACGCCTAGAACTTGAAAGACTATTAAAGCTTCGTCCACAAATTTCTGAAGCAATCGCTGAAGCTCGTGAGCTGGGTGACCTTAAAGAAAACGCTGAATACCATGCCGCTCGTGAAGAGCAGGGCATCTGTGAAGCACAAATTCGTGATATCGAATACAAGCTATCTGTCGCGCAAGTTATCGATGTAACTAAGATGGAAAACACGGGTAAGATCATCTTCGGTTCAACTGTAACGCTAATCGACTGCGATACAGAAGAAGAAAAAACTTACCAAATCGTGGGTGATGACGAGGCAGACATTAAGAGCGGTCGTATCTCGGTAAGCTCACCAATCGCACGTGGTCTAATCGGTAAGATGGAAGGCGACGAAGTGATTATCTCTACGCCAGGCGGCGAACGCGATTTCGAAATCGACCGCGTTGAGTACATCTAATTAGTCAAAGCACTAAACGCAAAAAGGTCGCCTAAGCGACCTTTTTTATTGCGAGTAAATCAGACTATTACTTACGTGGTAGTTCGATTTTGCGCTCTTCAGTTTGACGGAAAAGGATAAGTGTTTTACCGATCACTTGTACTTTTTCTGCGCCTGTTTCACGAACGATTGCGTCCACGATCAAAACTTTAGTTTCGCGATCTTCAGATGCGATTTTAATTTTGATCAGTTCGTGGTGATCCAGTGCGATTTCAATTTCCGCTAGAACAGCTTCCGTTAGTCCGTTTGCGCCCAGAAGCACAACAGGTTTTAAGCTGTGCGCTAGGCCTTTTAGGTGCTGCTTTTGTTTGGTGCTTAGGTTCATTACGCGGCCAATTTTCTATAGAATAAGGGTTGAAAAAAGCTATTTTAACGCCATCTAATGGCAAAGACTATAATTTATTGAGCAAT is part of the Vibrio ponticus genome and harbors:
- the greA gene encoding transcription elongation factor GreA; protein product: MEKVPMTVKGEQQLRLELERLLKLRPQISEAIAEARELGDLKENAEYHAAREEQGICEAQIRDIEYKLSVAQVIDVTKMENTGKIIFGSTVTLIDCDTEEEKTYQIVGDDEADIKSGRISVSSPIARGLIGKMEGDEVIISTPGGERDFEIDRVEYI
- the yhbY gene encoding ribosome assembly RNA-binding protein YhbY — protein: MNLSTKQKQHLKGLAHSLKPVVLLGANGLTEAVLAEIEIALDHHELIKIKIASEDRETKVLIVDAIVRETGAEKVQVIGKTLILFRQTEERKIELPRK